AACCCCTCGCCCTCAGCCGCGATCGCTTCAGGGTTGTCCCATTGCCGCCACAATTCGCTAGAATAGGGATGCTCAAGCCCCTCGGGTTTGGGCTCCTTTAGCAGCAATGTTTTGGGAGGTGGGTCGAGGCCCACTTTTTTATTGGCATTCTTTCGCGTATTAGATGGTACATCCCCTTATTCCCCAGGTGCTTGAGCTGGTGGCCCCCGTTGCCCAAGAGCTAGGGCTAGAAGTGGTGGAAGCGGTTTTTCACACCAACCAGTCTCCGCCCGTGCTGCGCATTGACGTGCGCAGCTTAGAAAACGAAGACACCGGCCTGGACGACTGCGAAAAAATGAGCCAGGCCCTCGAAGCCGTGCTCGATACCACCGACCTCATTCCCGACGCCTACGTGCTGGAAGTATCGAGTCCAGGG
Above is a window of Nodosilinea sp. PGN35 DNA encoding:
- the rimP gene encoding ribosome maturation factor RimP; its protein translation is MVHPLIPQVLELVAPVAQELGLEVVEAVFHTNQSPPVLRIDVRSLENEDTGLDDCEKMSQALEAVLDTTDLIPDAYVLEVSSPGVSAALETDRDFVVFKGFMVEVALAEAHRGKKQWIGQLVRRDDEAVVLSQKGKSISLPRNLVQTVELSDQSPD